The following nucleotide sequence is from Psychroflexus torquis ATCC 700755.
TTATTGAGCTTTCGCAAGGGTTTTCAAACGTGCATACTTTTCTATGTCAAATAGGTTGTAAAATTTAACCAAATTCTCATAGGGTCGCTGGCGTAGCTTCCGATGCGCTTTCCTTCCTTTGCACTTCATCCATTTAAATAATTTGTAATCCAGATGCTTTTTAATGATTTTTATGGTTTCCCAAATATGTGTAACCTTACTGATAGAAAAGTAATTTAGCCAACCTCTTAATAATTGATTAACCTTCCATACTATCCACTCAATTGTCCAATGTTTTCGATTTGCAAATAATTCTCGCAATTTTGAAAACAATTTAGACCGTGACTTCATACTGGGTCGTACATTGGTGTAATTCTTGGCATTCCATCCAAATTTGGACTTTATACTTCTAAATTCAAACCCCAAAAAGAATAAACTGCTCTTGCTACTATGCAGAAGTTTTGTCTTTTCTTTATTTAACGTTAATCCCATATTGTCCATTATACTAGTGATATAGTCCAGTATCTCTTTGCTGAAATACCATTTACCCATCAATAGAAAATCATCTGCATAACGAACTATGCGGATGTTTGCCTTGGCAAACTTCCCCTTTGGATTGTTTACAATCTGGTCAAATGCATGGAGATATATGTTGGATAATAATGGCGAGATAACTCCCCCTTGTGGACTTCCTTTGGTACTCGCTACTAGCTTTCCGTTGGGTAGCCGTACAGGCGCAGTTAACCATTGATGTATCAAACTTAAAATACTATGATCTACCAACCTTTTCTTTAGTAAAATAAATAATTTAGTATGCGGGATGGTGTCAAAATACTTCGACAAGTCCGCATCATAGACAAATTGATGCCTATCATAAATATTTTGTTTTACTTGCTTTATGGCGTCTTTTGCTCCTCGTTTGGGTCTAAATCCAAAAGAGGTATGCTCAAAATCTGCCTCCCAAAGTGGCTCTATTAGCATCTTTACTGCCATTTGAACCACGCGGTCGCGAATTGTTGGTATTCCTAATACCCTAAAATCTCCTTCCTTTTCCTTGGGGATGAGCTTTTGCTTTACTGCTTGGCTCCTGTAGGTGTGACCTTGTAAGTCTTGTTGAATCTCGCCAAGAAAAACAGATATTCCTTGCTTTTCAATAGCGTCAAAACTTTGATTGTCTACACCTACCCCTTTAGAATAGTTGCTCCTAACTCGTCGAAAAGCTTCTATAAGCGTATTGCCTTCACAGAGTTTTCCGTAAAGACTATAAGCCTTGAAGCCCTTATCTTGCTTGGCTCTAATATATAGCTTCCTCTGAAAAACACGAATAGCTGCATCGCTTTGCGATGGACTTGTTAATAGATTTACATCAATACTTGTCATTCTGTCTTTCATATAAGCATATCTAAAGTAGTGTCCCTTTCCTAATTAGAGTTTTGTTGTCTCTAACATCATAGGTACTATGAACACCTCCGACTTCTCTTGC
It contains:
- the ltrA gene encoding group II intron reverse transcriptase/maturase, with protein sequence MKDRMTSIDVNLLTSPSQSDAAIRVFQRKLYIRAKQDKGFKAYSLYGKLCEGNTLIEAFRRVRSNYSKGVGVDNQSFDAIEKQGISVFLGEIQQDLQGHTYRSQAVKQKLIPKEKEGDFRVLGIPTIRDRVVQMAVKMLIEPLWEADFEHTSFGFRPKRGAKDAIKQVKQNIYDRHQFVYDADLSKYFDTIPHTKLFILLKKRLVDHSILSLIHQWLTAPVRLPNGKLVASTKGSPQGGVISPLLSNIYLHAFDQIVNNPKGKFAKANIRIVRYADDFLLMGKWYFSKEILDYITSIMDNMGLTLNKEKTKLLHSSKSSLFFLGFEFRSIKSKFGWNAKNYTNVRPSMKSRSKLFSKLRELFANRKHWTIEWIVWKVNQLLRGWLNYFSISKVTHIWETIKIIKKHLDYKLFKWMKCKGRKAHRKLRQRPYENLVKFYNLFDIEKYARLKTLAKAQ